From Shewanella yunxiaonensis, the proteins below share one genomic window:
- a CDS encoding response regulator transcription factor: protein MKPENLNIIIADDHPLFRNALRQALTPGFNNTQWFEADSADALQQLLDAEQPNYDLVLLDLQMPGSHGYSTLIHLRSHYPELPVIIISAHEDNATISRALHYGSAGFIPKSASMETFTAAITDVMMGDIWLPAGIELIEINDDNDTEKMAGKLSELTPQQYRVLQMFAEGLLNKQIAYDLGVSEATIKAHATAIFRKLGVRNRTQAVIALQQLDMEKVELN, encoded by the coding sequence ATGAAGCCAGAAAATCTGAACATCATCATTGCCGACGATCATCCGTTATTTCGTAACGCATTAAGACAAGCACTGACTCCAGGATTCAACAATACTCAATGGTTTGAAGCCGACAGTGCCGATGCATTACAACAACTATTAGATGCCGAACAGCCCAATTACGATCTGGTATTGCTGGATTTGCAGATGCCAGGTTCACACGGCTATTCCACACTGATTCATTTACGATCTCACTACCCTGAACTCCCCGTCATTATTATTTCTGCGCACGAAGATAACGCGACGATTAGTCGGGCGTTGCATTATGGAAGTGCCGGATTTATTCCCAAGTCAGCCTCTATGGAAACATTCACGGCCGCCATTACTGATGTAATGATGGGAGATATCTGGTTACCTGCTGGTATCGAGCTGATAGAAATTAACGACGACAACGATACAGAAAAAATGGCCGGCAAGTTGTCTGAATTGACGCCGCAGCAATACCGCGTGCTACAGATGTTTGCTGAAGGTCTGTTGAATAAACAGATTGCCTACGATCTGGGGGTGTCAGAAGCGACTATCAAAGCACATGCCACGGCAATTTTCCGTAAGCTTGGGGTACGTAATCGCACCCAAGCCGTTATTGCGCTGCAGCAGCTAGATATGGAAAAAGTTGAGTTAAATTAG
- the ppsR gene encoding posphoenolpyruvate synthetase regulatory kinase/phosphorylase PpsR, whose product MAPKVYYISDGTAITAEVFGHAVLSQFPLKFDSVTIPFVETIVKAEAVKKLINDSFITTGQRPLVFHSIVKSEIRDIIYSSEGLDYDFLNTFVAPLESQLGVQAMPSMHRTHSMLNASYDARIEAINFAMENDDGQTLKHMDEADIILVGVSRCGKTPSSLYLSMQFGVKAANYPFIQEDMDNLKLPEVLKRNKHKLFGLTIDPARLHEIRESRLENSRYASLRQCRVEVKEVEMLFRKEKIPYIDTTHQSVEEIATKILDTIGLERHMF is encoded by the coding sequence ATGGCACCAAAAGTGTATTATATTTCGGATGGTACTGCCATCACGGCAGAGGTGTTTGGACATGCGGTGCTTTCCCAATTTCCCCTTAAATTTGATTCAGTTACGATTCCATTTGTGGAAACAATTGTCAAAGCTGAGGCTGTAAAAAAACTTATTAATGATAGTTTTATTACAACAGGACAGCGTCCTTTAGTCTTCCATTCAATTGTTAAATCGGAGATCCGCGACATCATTTATTCCAGCGAGGGGCTGGATTATGATTTTTTGAATACCTTTGTGGCGCCACTGGAAAGTCAGCTAGGAGTGCAGGCCATGCCAAGCATGCACCGAACTCATAGTATGTTAAATGCAAGTTATGATGCCCGTATTGAGGCAATTAATTTCGCTATGGAGAACGATGACGGCCAAACGCTGAAACATATGGATGAGGCCGATATTATTCTGGTGGGAGTGTCACGCTGTGGGAAAACACCCTCTAGCTTATATCTCTCTATGCAGTTTGGGGTTAAAGCAGCAAATTATCCTTTTATTCAAGAGGATATGGATAATCTTAAGTTACCAGAAGTGCTAAAAAGAAATAAACATAAGCTATTTGGATTAACCATAGATCCCGCTCGCTTACATGAAATCCGTGAAAGTCGACTAGAAAACAGCCGTTATGCTTCGTTGAGACAATGTCGTGTAGAAGTCAAGGAAGTCGAAATGTTGTTTCGTAAAGAGAAAATTCCTTACATTGATACCACCCACCAGTCCGTTGAAGAAATTGCGACAAAGATCCTCGATACGATAGGATTAGAACGCCATATGTTTTAA
- a CDS encoding 3-deoxy-7-phosphoheptulonate synthase: MTIKTDELRSSLLCKVISPSQLASEYPLTQEAADYLLQQRNEVAAIIEGNDPRLLVIIGPCSIHDTDAALDYAQRLAKLHHELKEDLCILMRVYFEKPRTIVGWKGLISDPDLDGSFSPNKGLRMARQILQRITELKLPIATEFLDMVNGQYIADLITWGAIGARTTESQIHREMASALSCPVGFKNGTDGNVKIAVDAVRASRVPHIFYSPDKDGYMSVYRTHGNPYGHLILRGGKSPNYTEEYVNEAKAKLEEVGIHSGIIIDFSHGNSQKQYRKQLEVADNIMQQLCSGSTAIAGVMIESFIEEGSQQVIPGQALVYGKSITDACLNWEDSERLIMALADAARTRRLKLQK, encoded by the coding sequence ATGACAATTAAAACAGACGAATTACGCTCATCCTTATTATGTAAGGTGATTTCACCTTCGCAACTCGCCTCTGAGTACCCTCTCACTCAGGAAGCCGCGGATTACCTTTTACAACAACGCAATGAAGTTGCCGCCATCATTGAAGGTAATGACCCTCGGTTATTGGTAATTATTGGACCTTGTTCAATCCATGATACCGATGCCGCCCTGGATTATGCTCAGCGTTTAGCGAAATTACATCACGAACTCAAAGAGGATCTTTGTATCCTGATGCGAGTATATTTTGAAAAACCCAGAACAATTGTAGGCTGGAAAGGGCTTATCTCCGACCCAGACCTGGATGGCAGTTTTAGTCCTAATAAAGGGCTACGCATGGCCCGACAGATACTGCAGCGTATCACTGAATTGAAACTACCTATCGCTACCGAGTTTCTTGATATGGTGAACGGGCAATATATTGCCGATCTTATTACCTGGGGTGCCATTGGTGCCAGAACCACCGAGAGTCAAATCCATCGTGAGATGGCATCAGCCCTCTCCTGTCCTGTGGGTTTTAAAAACGGCACCGATGGTAATGTTAAAATAGCGGTAGATGCAGTACGTGCATCAAGAGTTCCACATATATTTTACTCACCCGATAAAGATGGTTATATGTCGGTATACCGCACCCACGGTAATCCATATGGCCATCTCATTTTACGGGGTGGCAAGTCGCCCAATTATACTGAAGAGTACGTTAACGAAGCCAAAGCTAAGCTTGAAGAAGTGGGGATCCACTCAGGTATTATTATCGATTTCAGTCATGGCAACAGCCAAAAGCAGTACCGTAAACAACTTGAAGTGGCTGATAATATCATGCAGCAGTTGTGTTCAGGTTCAACGGCCATTGCAGGCGTGATGATCGAAAGCTTTATTGAAGAAGGCAGTCAACAGGTAATACCTGGCCAGGCATTAGTTTATGGCAAAAGTATCACCGATGCTTGTCTCAACTGGGAAGATTCGGAGCGCTTGATAATGGCGTTAGCCGATGCAGCCAGAACCCGGCGTTTAAAGTTGCAGAAATAA
- the ppsA gene encoding phosphoenolpyruvate synthase has translation MQQYVLWYQELGMEDVSKVGGKNASLGEMISNLANAGVQVPGGFATTSYAFNQFLEQSGVNQKIYDILDTLDVDDVNALAKVGAQIRQWVIETPFQPELEQAIRDAYDKLAAETTEASFAVRSSATAEDMPDASFAGQQETFLNVKGFDAVLVAIKHVYASLFNDRAISYRVHQGYDHRGVALSAGVQRMVRSDKAASGVMFTIDTESGNDDVVFVTSAFGLGEMVVQGAVNPDEFYVHKPTLKAGHQAVVRRNIGSKLIQMVYSDDQSHGKQVKIEDVAPEKRRQFSITDEEVMELAKQALIIGDHYGRPMDIEWAKDGNDGKLYIVQARPETVRSREDVQTIERYHLKTRGEVICEGRAIGHKVGAGVAKVLHSLDEMDKIQPGDVLVTDMTDPDWEPIMKRASAIVTNRGGRTCHAAIIARELGVPAVVGCGDVTDRIKNGEEVTVSCAEGDTGYIYKGKLEFDMVSSRVDAMPELPMKIMMNVGNPDRAFDFARLPNAGVGLARLEFIINRMIGIHPKALLEFDQQDAALKAEIEEMIAGYGSPVEYYVARLTEGIASIAAAFYPKKVIVRMSDFKSNEYANLIGGDLYEPDEENPMLGFRGASRYVSESFRDCFALECDAIKRVRNDMGLKNVEVMIPFVRTLDEGRKVVELLKEQGLERGKDGLRVIMMCEVPSNAILADQFLEIFDGFSIGSNDLTQLTLGLDRDSGIISHLFDERNEAVKALLALAIKAAKKKGAYVGICGQGPSDHADFAAWLVEQGIDTVSLNPDTVIDTWLYLAEAQS, from the coding sequence GTGCAGCAATATGTACTCTGGTATCAGGAATTAGGCATGGAGGATGTCAGCAAGGTTGGCGGTAAAAACGCTTCCCTTGGTGAAATGATAAGTAACCTGGCCAACGCCGGTGTTCAGGTACCCGGCGGCTTTGCGACCACCTCTTACGCTTTCAATCAATTTCTCGAGCAAAGCGGAGTCAACCAAAAGATATATGACATTCTGGACACATTGGACGTTGATGATGTCAATGCATTGGCAAAAGTTGGTGCACAAATAAGACAATGGGTCATAGAAACACCTTTCCAACCTGAGTTGGAACAGGCTATCCGGGATGCCTATGACAAATTGGCCGCTGAAACAACTGAAGCGTCTTTTGCCGTTCGTTCATCAGCTACTGCAGAAGACATGCCCGACGCATCTTTTGCTGGTCAGCAGGAAACCTTCCTGAACGTTAAAGGTTTTGATGCTGTACTGGTAGCAATTAAACACGTTTATGCTTCTTTATTTAACGATCGTGCAATTTCTTACCGTGTGCATCAGGGCTATGACCATCGCGGTGTTGCTCTGTCAGCTGGCGTACAGCGCATGGTGCGTTCTGACAAAGCAGCTTCAGGTGTAATGTTTACCATCGATACCGAATCCGGTAACGATGATGTGGTATTTGTGACCTCCGCATTTGGTCTGGGTGAAATGGTAGTACAGGGCGCGGTTAACCCTGATGAGTTTTATGTTCACAAGCCAACTTTGAAGGCCGGTCATCAGGCGGTGGTTCGCCGTAATATTGGTAGCAAACTGATCCAGATGGTTTACTCCGATGACCAGTCTCATGGTAAGCAGGTGAAAATCGAAGATGTTGCGCCAGAAAAACGCCGTCAGTTCTCTATCACCGATGAAGAAGTGATGGAGTTAGCTAAACAAGCACTGATTATCGGCGATCACTATGGCCGTCCAATGGACATCGAATGGGCGAAAGATGGTAACGATGGCAAGCTATATATTGTGCAAGCTCGCCCCGAAACTGTTCGTTCTCGTGAAGATGTGCAGACCATTGAGCGCTACCACCTGAAGACTCGTGGTGAAGTGATCTGTGAAGGTCGCGCTATCGGTCACAAGGTCGGTGCCGGTGTCGCTAAAGTGCTGCATTCACTGGACGAGATGGATAAAATCCAGCCTGGCGATGTTTTGGTAACCGACATGACTGACCCAGATTGGGAACCAATCATGAAACGCGCCAGTGCGATTGTGACTAACCGTGGTGGCCGTACTTGTCACGCAGCAATTATCGCTCGTGAACTTGGCGTGCCTGCTGTTGTTGGTTGTGGTGATGTAACTGACAGAATCAAAAATGGTGAAGAAGTCACTGTCTCCTGTGCTGAAGGTGATACCGGTTACATCTACAAAGGCAAACTGGAATTTGACATGGTTTCTAGTCGTGTAGATGCCATGCCTGAACTGCCAATGAAGATTATGATGAACGTAGGTAACCCCGACCGTGCATTTGATTTTGCGCGCTTGCCTAACGCAGGGGTTGGCTTGGCACGTTTGGAATTTATCATCAACCGTATGATTGGTATCCATCCAAAAGCATTGTTGGAATTCGATCAGCAAGATGCTGCACTGAAAGCCGAAATCGAAGAGATGATTGCCGGTTATGGTTCTCCGGTTGAATATTATGTGGCCCGTCTGACTGAAGGTATCGCTTCTATTGCTGCAGCGTTCTATCCGAAGAAAGTGATTGTGCGTATGTCTGACTTCAAGTCTAACGAATATGCCAACTTGATCGGTGGTGACCTTTATGAACCTGACGAAGAAAACCCAATGTTAGGTTTCCGTGGTGCTAGCCGTTACGTGTCAGAATCTTTCCGCGATTGTTTTGCACTGGAATGTGACGCCATCAAGCGTGTTCGTAACGATATGGGATTGAAAAACGTAGAAGTGATGATCCCATTTGTTCGTACACTGGATGAAGGCCGCAAGGTTGTTGAACTGTTGAAAGAACAAGGTTTGGAACGTGGTAAAGATGGTTTGCGCGTTATTATGATGTGTGAAGTACCATCAAATGCGATTCTGGCTGACCAATTCCTGGAAATTTTTGACGGTTTCTCAATTGGTTCTAATGACTTGACTCAGTTGACTCTGGGTCTGGATCGTGACTCCGGCATCATCAGTCATCTGTTTGATGAACGTAACGAAGCTGTGAAAGCCTTACTGGCACTGGCAATAAAAGCCGCGAAGAAGAAAGGTGCTTATGTTGGTATTTGTGGTCAGGGTCCTTCAGACCATGCCGATTTTGCTGCTTGGCTGGTAGAGCAGGGTATTGATACCGTATCTCTGAACCCCGATACAGTAATCGATACTTGGTTATATCTGGCTGAAGCTCAAAGTTAA
- the fghA gene encoding S-formylglutathione hydrolase, with product MMLEHISSNKSFSGWHKQYRHHSRALNCDMRFAIYLPPQANEKSVPVLYWLSGLTCTDENFMQKAGAQRVAASLGIAIVCPDTSPRGEAVADAKDGAYDLGLGAGFYVNATQLPWSSHYRMYDYVVSELPELIEQHFPVSDKRAIAGHSMGGHGALTIALKNPQRYTSASAFAPICHPIACPWGQKAFTAYLGDDRELWKQYDTVELLKQSTAELPLKVDQGENDSFLAEQLLPESLVMAAQKAGIVLDYQSHAGYDHSYYFIATFIESHLQFHAQYLAK from the coding sequence ATTATGCTGGAACATATCAGCAGTAATAAGTCGTTTTCAGGGTGGCACAAACAATATCGCCATCATTCGCGCGCGTTAAATTGTGACATGCGCTTTGCGATCTACTTACCACCTCAGGCGAATGAAAAGTCCGTTCCGGTATTGTATTGGCTTTCTGGACTCACCTGTACGGATGAGAACTTCATGCAGAAAGCGGGGGCACAGCGTGTTGCAGCGAGCTTGGGTATTGCAATTGTTTGTCCAGATACCAGTCCCAGAGGTGAAGCTGTCGCAGATGCTAAGGATGGCGCATATGATTTAGGACTTGGGGCGGGTTTTTATGTCAATGCCACACAATTGCCTTGGTCCAGTCATTATCGCATGTACGATTATGTGGTGTCGGAGTTACCGGAACTGATTGAACAACACTTCCCTGTAAGTGACAAACGGGCAATCGCCGGACACTCTATGGGGGGCCACGGTGCACTGACTATCGCCTTGAAAAATCCGCAACGTTACACCAGTGCCAGCGCATTTGCGCCGATTTGTCATCCGATTGCTTGCCCTTGGGGACAAAAAGCATTTACCGCTTATCTTGGTGACGATCGTGAACTGTGGAAGCAGTACGATACTGTCGAATTGCTTAAACAAAGCACCGCAGAATTGCCGTTAAAAGTTGATCAAGGCGAAAATGATAGCTTCTTAGCCGAGCAGTTATTGCCAGAAAGTTTGGTGATGGCAGCCCAAAAGGCTGGAATTGTCCTCGATTATCAGAGCCATGCGGGGTACGACCATAGCTACTACTTTATTGCGACCTTTATAGAGTCACATTTGCAATTTCACGCACAATATCTTGCTAAGTAG
- a CDS encoding LysR substrate-binding domain-containing protein produces MNHWEGICEFIAVAESQSFTQAATRLNVSTAQVSRQVSALEKRLATKLFYRTTRKVTLSEEGTLYYRHCRALQDGIEEAERTLGSLKQEPQGLLRLTAPVTYGEQFVLPLLNDFLLKYHKLQLDLELTNKTLDLIEGGFDLAIRLGNLTDSSLMARKLATRCNYVCASPNYLSQYGVPHSLSELQQHQCLVGNHPYWRFKEQGQERTWRVNGRLQCNSGIGLRDAARKGLGLVQLPDYYVHADLQHGTLVTVLEHYRAEPEGVWGLYPQNRHLSPKVSLLLDWLQQGLSKDTATPATFA; encoded by the coding sequence ATGAATCATTGGGAAGGTATCTGCGAATTCATCGCCGTCGCAGAAAGTCAGAGTTTTACTCAGGCAGCGACCCGGCTAAATGTTTCAACGGCACAGGTCAGTCGTCAGGTAAGCGCGCTCGAAAAGCGATTAGCAACAAAACTGTTTTATCGTACCACCCGTAAAGTGACGCTGAGCGAAGAAGGAACACTTTACTATCGCCATTGCCGTGCATTGCAAGATGGCATTGAAGAAGCTGAACGCACCTTAGGAAGCTTAAAACAGGAACCGCAAGGCTTGTTACGGCTCACCGCGCCGGTCACATACGGCGAGCAATTTGTGTTACCGCTACTCAATGATTTTTTGTTGAAATATCATAAATTACAATTAGATTTAGAGTTAACCAACAAGACCTTAGATCTCATTGAGGGAGGTTTTGATCTGGCGATTCGGTTAGGAAACTTGACCGACTCCAGCTTAATGGCACGAAAACTCGCCACTCGCTGTAATTATGTCTGCGCAAGTCCCAACTATTTGTCTCAGTATGGTGTCCCGCACAGTTTATCCGAGCTGCAACAACATCAATGTCTGGTGGGAAATCATCCATATTGGCGCTTTAAAGAACAGGGACAAGAACGTACCTGGCGGGTAAATGGACGATTACAATGCAATTCCGGGATTGGGTTGCGTGATGCAGCCCGTAAAGGCCTCGGACTGGTGCAATTGCCGGATTATTATGTGCATGCTGATCTGCAACACGGTACGCTCGTGACTGTTTTAGAACATTATCGGGCCGAACCTGAGGGTGTCTGGGGGCTCTATCCGCAAAATCGTCATCTTTCGCCAAAAGTGAGTTTGTTGCTCGATTGGTTGCAACAAGGCTTGAGTAAGGATACAGCTACTCCAGCGACGTTTGCCTAA
- a CDS encoding S-(hydroxymethyl)glutathione dehydrogenase/class III alcohol dehydrogenase, whose protein sequence is MSAQFIKSKAAVAWGPGEPLKIEEIDVMLPKKGEVLVRIVATGVCHTDAFTLSGDDPEGVFPAILGHEGGGIVEMVGEGVTSVAVGDHVIPLYTAECGECKFCKSGKTNLCQAVRETQGKGLMPDGTTRFYKDGKPIFHYMGCSTFSEYTVLPEISLAKVNKTAPLEEICLLGCGVTTGMGAVMNTAKVEAGATVAIFGLGGIGLSAIIGATMAKASRIIGIDINESKFELAKKLGATDCINPKNYDKPIQQVIVELTDGGVDYSFECIGNVNVMRSALECCHKGWGQSVIIGVAGAGQEISTRPFQLVTGRVWKGSAFGGVKGRSELPGIVERYLAGEFKLDDFITHTMPLEQINDAFDLMHEGKSIRSVIHY, encoded by the coding sequence ATGAGCGCGCAATTTATCAAATCTAAAGCAGCAGTCGCGTGGGGGCCTGGCGAACCGTTAAAAATCGAAGAAATAGACGTGATGTTGCCCAAAAAAGGTGAAGTGTTAGTGCGGATTGTCGCCACAGGTGTCTGCCATACCGATGCTTTTACATTAAGTGGTGACGACCCAGAGGGGGTTTTCCCGGCGATCCTCGGCCACGAAGGTGGCGGTATTGTGGAAATGGTGGGTGAAGGGGTTACTAGTGTAGCTGTCGGAGATCATGTCATCCCGTTGTACACTGCCGAATGTGGTGAATGTAAGTTCTGTAAATCCGGTAAAACGAATTTGTGTCAGGCGGTAAGGGAAACGCAGGGCAAAGGCTTGATGCCTGATGGTACGACTCGCTTTTATAAAGACGGAAAGCCAATTTTCCACTATATGGGTTGTTCAACGTTCTCTGAATATACCGTGCTACCGGAAATTTCCTTGGCCAAAGTGAATAAGACTGCGCCACTGGAAGAGATCTGTTTGCTCGGTTGTGGTGTCACCACGGGCATGGGGGCGGTGATGAACACCGCAAAAGTGGAAGCGGGGGCAACTGTTGCCATTTTTGGCCTGGGTGGTATCGGTCTGTCAGCCATTATTGGCGCTACGATGGCGAAAGCCAGCAGGATCATTGGTATTGATATCAATGAAAGTAAATTTGAACTGGCGAAAAAGCTCGGGGCAACCGATTGCATTAACCCGAAAAACTACGACAAACCCATTCAGCAAGTGATTGTAGAACTGACTGATGGGGGTGTTGATTACTCTTTTGAATGTATTGGTAACGTTAACGTGATGCGTTCCGCTTTAGAGTGTTGTCATAAAGGTTGGGGGCAGTCAGTGATCATCGGTGTCGCCGGGGCTGGCCAGGAAATTTCGACCCGACCGTTTCAACTGGTTACTGGTCGTGTCTGGAAAGGCTCGGCATTTGGCGGCGTAAAAGGGCGTTCAGAACTGCCTGGTATAGTTGAAAGATATCTTGCTGGTGAGTTTAAGTTGGATGACTTTATCACTCATACCATGCCACTTGAGCAGATCAACGATGCATTTGACTTGATGCATGAGGGTAAGAGTATCCGCAGCGTCATCCACTACTGA